The nucleotide window CTTCTTGAAAGACTCAactatttctctttgtctttttatctCTACCATAGGCCATAGTCCTGGTATACAGCAGGCACATAATTATTAAAGGCTTGGTGAATAAATGTTATCACCTTCTTTTTtgtcctctatttttaattttttttaaaagtttaatttggggatgcctggatggctcagtcggttaagcacctaccttctgctcaggttatgatgcccagtcctgggattgagtctcatattgggctccttgctcagcaggaagtctgattctacctctgtctgctgctctccctgcttgtgctctctctttgacaaataaataaaatcttttaaaaaatttaatttgcaggggtgggggagggagtgagggagcacagagagagaagcagactccctgctgagtagagagtccaatgtggggcttgattccaggaccctgaaatcatgacctgagccaaagacacacttaacccattgagccacccaggtgcccccctttatTTTTGCTACCATCAACTGCTCATTTTCTTattgtatggatttttttaaattaacatgtaatgtattattagccccaggagtacaggtctgtgaatcaccaggtttacacacttcacagcacgcatcatagcacataccctccccaatatccataacccaaccaccctctcctatCCCCCTCTCCATGgcaactctgtttgttttgtgagattaagagtctcttatggtttctctccctcccaatcccatcttgtttcatttatccctATCCTacaccccccaaatcccccacattgcctctcaacttcctcatatggGAGGGagatcagggagatcatatgataattgtctttctctgattgacttatttccctcagcataataccctctagttccatccacatcatcacaaatggcaagatttcatttcttttgatggctgcatagttttccattgtatatatataccacttcttctttatccattcatctgttgatggacatctaggttctttccatagtttgtctattgtggacattgctgctataaacattcaggtgcacgtgccccttcagatcattacatttgtatctttagggtaaattaccaatagtgcaattgctgggtggtacGGTAGCtccattttccactttttgaggaacctccatgctgttttccagagtggttgcaccagcttgcattcccaccaacagtgtaggagaattcccttttctctgcatcctcaccagcatctggcatttcctgacttgttaattttagccattctgactggcctgtggtggtatctcattgtggttttgatttgtatttccctgatgcagagtgatgtggagcattttttcatgtgtccgttggccatctggttgtcttctttgcagaaatgtctgttcatgtcctctgcccatttcttgattggatttttttgttctttaggtgttgagtttgataagttttttatagattttggaaactagtccttatctgatatgtcgtttgcaaatatcttctcccattgtcagttgtcttttggttttgttgactgtttcctttgctgtgcaaaaggttttgatcttgatgaagtcctagtagttcatttttacccttgcttcccttgcctttggcgatgtttctaggaagaagttgctgtggctgaggtcgaagaagttgctgcctgtgttctcctcaaggattttgatggattcctttctcacattgaggtctttcatccactttgagtctattttcgtgtgtggtgtaaagaaatggtccggtttcatttttctgcatgtggctgtccaattttcccaacaccatttgttgaagagactgtctttttaccactggacattctttcctgctttgtcaaagattagttgaccatagagttgagggtctacttctgggctttctattctgtttcattgatctatgtgtctgtttttgtgccagtaccatactgccttgatgataacagctttctaatagagcttgaagtctggaattgtgatgccaccaactttggctttctttttctttttttttttttaaagattttatttatttatttgacagagagagatcacaagtagatggagaggcagggagagagagagagagagagggaagcaggcctcctgccgagcaaagagcccgatgtgggactcgatcccaggaccccgagatcatgacccgagccgaaggcagtggcttaacccactgagccacccaggcgcccttggctttctttttcaacattcctctggctcttcggggtcttttctggttccctataaattttaggattatttgttccatttccttgaaaaaattgatgatattttgatagggattgcattaaacatgtagatttcTTTAGATaacataggcattttcacaatatttgttcttccaatccataagcatggaacatttttccatttctttgtgtcttcctccatttctatcatgagtaccttatagttttctgagtacagattctttgcctctttggttgggtttattcctaggtatcttatggttctgggtgcaattgtaaatgggatcgactccttaatttctctttcttcagtcttgttgttggtgtatagaaatgcaactgatttctgtgcattgattttatatcctgacttttactgaattcctgtatgagttctagcagatttggagtggagtcctttgggttttccacataaagtatcacattgtctgcaaagagtgagagtttgacttcttctttgccgatttggatgcctttaatttccttttgttgtctgattgctgaggttaggacttctagtactatgttgaatagcagtggtgataatggacatcactGCCGTGTTCAACTGCTCATTTTTACAATTCCAGTCTTCATTTCCCCCATTATTACTTATCAACTCTCTTTCTAGAATGCTGTCCGAAGGGTATCTCAGTGGACTTGCTTACCAGAAGGACATCCACTGGAGCTGTTCATCTTATAATGAGCAGGTggctgaggagagggaagaagagaccAAATCTGCTACTCATTCCTACTGCTCTGTGGATGAAGCCCAAGTGCGAAGTCGGTATGTGAGCTGCAAATCCTCAGACAAGTTTATTTCTTCAGTGCATTCAAGAGAGAGCCAACACAGTAGAAATCAGAGAGCCACAATGCTGCAGACGAACCCCAATCCTGTGTTTGAAAGTCCCAATGTGGCTGCAGTTGAAATATGTAGAGACTCCAGCCGAGAGACCTACTTGGTTCCACCCTCCTGCCAGAGTATTTGCAAGAATTACAATGACTTACATATTGCAGGGGACCAGGTGATGGCTATTAATTCAGTGACAACAGATTTTCCCCCTCAGAGCAGTTTTGAATACGGCCCCTTGCTGAAGTCATCGGAGATTCCTTTGCCCATGGAGGATTCCATTTCCCCCCAGCCCAGCTACTTTCCCCAGAAACCTATCCAGCGGTACTCATCCTACTGGAGAATAACCAGCATCAAAGAGAAAAGCAGCCTGCAAATGCAGAAGCCCATGTCGAATGCAGTGCTGAATGAGTACTTGGAGCAGAAGGTGGTCGAGTTATATAAGCAGTACATCATGGACACTGAGTTTCATGACAGTTCTCCCACCCAGATCCTGGCGTCTGAACTCATCATGACAAGCGTGGATCAAATCAGTCTCCAAGTGTCTAGAGAGAAGAATCTGGAGACCTCCAAAGCCAAGGACATAGTCATTAACTGTCTATTACAGCTGGTATCAAGTGAAATCAGCACGCCTAGTCTCCATATTTCTCAGTATAGCAATGTCAATCCATAGAGAGGATGCCGTTCTCTCAAATACTTTGAGCTAAAACAACACTTTCTTCATTGATTCTGAGAATGTACAGGAGGTGGCTGTGAAGGGGAGTCCAGAATTAGAGAAGTAAAAGTTGGATGGAAGACAAGTGTGAATTCAGAGGAAACCTTACCATTACACATGATGAAGGCATGTGGAAAGAGGAGCCATAAGGACTAATTTCAAAGCTAAGGTTGTACagcaacaaagcaaaaataaaaatgacccaaAAAGAAAAGGTATGATTTAAAGGAGtacagaagtttaaaaagaagCCAAGCCAAATAAGAACATATACATGGGAAAACAAGAAGCCAAATGTTTCAGGGTCAAGAATTAATgtttgttaagtaaataaattcctCCAAGGTGTTTCTTCTTGAGAAGAATGGACTGTAGAAGGGTGCTGTGTTTGGGTAGAAAGACCAGTTCCCACAGTTgtgaaattctatttcttttctctattctttatcatatcattaaatattctttataaacaTTCATACACTAGCAAATTgcaattgtgttttttaaaatgattacttAGCTACATCCACTCTAACCTCCTAGTTCTGTTTACTAGTGAAGACGaagttttctaaatgaaaaatatcatatggtgaatttttctttttttttttttaagatcataaTTTTAAGTCATCTTTCTACCTAGTtaggggcttgaacttacaactctgagatcaacagtctcatgctccactgactgagccggccaggcacccctcacatcgTGCTTAaaatcattccttttattttgctaTATTATTTTCTTGGTGGTACTAAGTTTCTAAAGTAGTTATGAATGTTAATTTCActccttctcattttttctccactttctcttgACCCTTGTGGAACCAGGAAGGGGTCTCCTGCATCCTCTGAACAAGGTTACAAGCTCTAGGGTCCCATCATAGCCAATTCTGTCAACTCATATGCACTAGAATGATAGCTTCATGAACACCTCACTGCTCTACCCCATTCTTCTAGCTTAAAAGATGGCAAAACATGGCACACTGGCCTTATCTAGCCTGCTGCTCATTTTTAAGATTATGATATAACTGACATgtaacattacattagtttcagttgtatacCATGAGTCACTGTATCTATggcaaaatgatcacaataagtctagttacatCCTTTTTGAACCCCACTGAGCTAAGAATTTCTTCTACCATTTAAAAACGGGAAAAACCAAGTATTTGACAGGTGAAATTAAGATACTCAAATTCAGTGTCCATAAAATCAGGCTTTACTCTACTtcagccacacccattcatttatgtGCTGTCAATGGCTGCTTTCACACACGAATGGCAGAGTTGAATGAATGTGGCAGAGAACTAATGGGCCACCAGGGCCTGAAGCACTACCCTCTTACAGAGAGAGGATGCCAACCATGCTCCCCATGGGGAAGTCTGGGGAGGTAGCTTCCTGGGGAGTGAGGAAACAGAACAGGTTTCCAGAGGCCTCTGGCCATCTCAGGGAGCTCTGGAGCGGGCATGGCCCTTCAAAATGGATCCACATTGCAATTAGAGGGCTGGCTGTGGTTCTCCAGCTCCACCAGAAGGGGGCATAACTTGAGCTGAGACAGTTGAGTTCAGGGCACTACTCTCCAAGTGGAAGCAGTTGCTGGGGGACAGAGCACCTCATACAGAAACAGTGATCCGGGTGGAGCAAAGCACCATCTTCTACCTttctcagtatttatttttataagttaatGTTTTACAACTTGTAATATTGAGTAAGGAAACCTGGTTTTGAAATGATTATtcaggtattttattgttttaaatttatggaAGTAATAGCTACTCTTTATTAATGGCTTGGTATGTGTCTGGCACCATGTTAAGTATTTTGCACGAGTTATTTTGCAGGTCTCTCATCACCTATGAGAGCAAATGCCTAttatccctttttttcccccagacatGAGGTCGCttggctgggggggtgggggggagtagtTAAATAACCTGTGGGGGGGAAAGAGTGGGTGGTGAACCTGGATTCCAATTCAGTTCTGTTGAAATTCAAAGTCCTGGTCCTTAAGTATGACCACCTGCTCTCCTGTTGAGCACCatgttttttcctcattaaagACTCGATTTCCTCTCTGAAGGAAAAGAACTCAGTCACTTCACCACTACGTGTTCTTCATTGTTTTGCTGGATAATATTTGCAGATCTTCACCCCCCTACCCAAGAACATAAGCtttgatttgttcatttgtttctccaggtcttttttttttttttaagattttatttatttatttgacagacagagatcacaggtagacagagaggcaggcagagagagagagggaagcaggctccctgctgagcagagagcccgatgtgggactcgatcccaggaccctgagatcatgacctgagccgaaggcagcggcttaacccactgagccacccaggcgcccatgtttcTCCAGGTCTTAAACACTATTTATACATAGTAGGAACCCAGCTAATGTAGGTCAAATGGATGTATTTGGCTGTGTTTGATACCGCATCTGGTGGTCGAAGTGAAAAACCGTCAGTATGAAAACCAGTAATTCTGACTAGAATCAAATGCTATTGGGAGTTCCTCCTCAAggagaaaaataactgaataaatgaacTTAATTTAACATGTTAGTGTAATAAAgtacattataataaaatatcatgaatacttttcttttcacttattcACTAAGAAATAACTCATTACAAAAGAGAGTGGTTTCTCTTTTCCAGTGAGCCTTACTTTAATGCTATTTTGGGTGTTTGGAGCACTGTGCACGAAACATAGGGAagacacatgtgtgcatgcacacacacacaggggagtAGGCCCTGTTCTCTGCCAGCTTACTAGATTGTTGGGGAGGCCTAGCAAATAGCTAAGTGACAAGTGACAAAGCCCCTTATTAGGCAGCAACTTGGCAAAGTGGCACAAACAGAAACACAGTCATCAATGATTTCAACTCAAGTATGACATGGGCTAAAAGTAGGTGGGTTAGGAGATGGTGGACAGTtggggagcccagggcagatgcCAAAGAAAGCGATGGTTTAATTGACTCTTGAAGAGCAAGATAGGATTTGGGTAGACGGATAGGGGAGGGGTTTCATGCAAAGACGTCAGTGTGATGGCACCGGGAGTTCTGAGTCCATGGCTACACCGGGAGCTGCATGAATGCACGCACAGCAGTATGTTAGTTTGCTATGGCTAATGTACCAAATGGACACAAAATTAGGAACTTAAAATAGAACACACTTATTATCTTAGGGTCATGGAGGTCAAAAGTCCAAAATTATTCCCAATGAGCTAAAATCGAGGTGTTGGTAAGGCTGCGTTCCTTCTGGACGTTACAGGGGAGAAATGGCTTGCTTACCCTTTACAGCTTCTAGAAGCTACCCACACACCGCTGGAGCTCCTGGCTATGCATCAAAGGCACTGCCGCCATCAACAGGACTTTGCCTActttgccctcctcctcctcacttcccTTTTATGAGGACCCTTATGATCCCATTCGGCCCACCTGGATAATTGAGGTTAATGTGCTCATTTCAAGATTCTTCAAG belongs to Lutra lutra chromosome X, mLutLut1.2, whole genome shotgun sequence and includes:
- the TASL gene encoding TLR adapter interacting with SLC15A4 on the lysosome, with protein sequence MLSEGYLSGLAYQKDIHWSCSSYNEQVAEEREEETKSATHSYCSVDEAQVRSRYVSCKSSDKFISSVHSRESQHSRNQRATMLQTNPNPVFESPNVAAVEICRDSSRETYLVPPSCQSICKNYNDLHIAGDQVMAINSVTTDFPPQSSFEYGPLLKSSEIPLPMEDSISPQPSYFPQKPIQRYSSYWRITSIKEKSSLQMQKPMSNAVLNEYLEQKVVELYKQYIMDTEFHDSSPTQILASELIMTSVDQISLQVSREKNLETSKAKDIVINCLLQLVSSEISTPSLHISQYSNVNP